The window cttccttaaAAGTAAGTTTCACCCCCAGTCAGACCACTGTGCCTgccacttctcctcctcctcctcctcctgtctcagGCATTATCTACGTTGAAGCCCCACCGACTATCCCTGGTGAGCCAGTGATGCACACATGCTCCTTATGTAATCAGCATGCATGCCTGCATACAATTTATGCTACTGATACTAACTGGAAGGTCACTGTGTTTTGTAAGGAATGTAAGATGAACGACTCATACTTTTCCTCACAGCCCCTACGGTCATTTTGGACTTGGAAAAACTTCCAGAGTGCCCATGCAGGACACAGTGTCCAGAGTGTCGGCAGTTCATCATGACAGAGACTTATACCTCTGTTAGCAGCGTGACCTGGCTGGTGTGTTTCATGACAGCTTTGATTGGGTATGAAACTAGTGCCTCCATCCTGGGGAAATTTTTGCGTGATAAAATATAATCAGaccttgtttttcctgtttctatTTTGCAGCCAGTGTTACAATTGCTGGCATATGCTTCCAAGGCTTGTTTAATTTTATCTTGTTCCTGTTCCTTCTTTTGCAGCTGCGTGGCTGGTTGTTGCCTCATTCCCTTCTGCCTCGATAGGTTCAAATCTACCACACACAGATGTCCTAAGTGTCGAACGTCAATCCAAACTATTAAAAagctctgagaaaaaaaagcagttggTGATAACCTGGGGCTCAAAACGAAAGAGCATCACACATCGAACTAGCGGTGAAGTCAGCAGCGTGGCTCTCTTGGGGAGTTTGTCTGTTAGCATTTGCTACCATCTTAAATTCTTCTCCTGTGTGCAAGATGCTCTGAATGTCATTTTCAACTTATTCGGATGCTATCACTTTGGCTTTATTGCATGCAaaatcaagtcagttttatttaacaaatggCTTTACGGTCTGTGCAGATTTGCTCTCTATCCTTAGACCCTTGATAAGGAAAAATTCCTGTAATGTggggaaaaactgaagaaagaagagCAACAAAGGAGAAATCCCTCTTCCAAGGCGGAAAGACTTGCAGTTTGGACAATCGGGATGCCAAAACTATAGACATACTGTGAACATATAATAAAGCATATGGATCTAAGACTCAAATCACGCAACTTCTGGGTGCTGCCAAACAGACCTGAGCTGCAGCACCTCCGTTCCACCCTGGAGACCAGGGAAGAGGACAGTCAACACAAACATACTGTGGAGGTAAAGCTCAAACTCATCGATCACACAGAtaggagaaaagaaacaagagcaCAGCAGGAGGGAAAGAGTCAAGGACAACATGCATACAagggaaagaggggaaaaaagaggagtAGCTGAATCTCCTGGAACACGACGATCCAGATCCAAAACATCTGGGATGAGGCACCGACGTCcagagggggggagagagagtgggggtCCCAAGACGGCTGATGATCCAACAAAGAAAAGCctgaatgaaaagagaaaaaataaggAGAAAGTAGGGAGGGAAGATCACAGTGTTTGTTAGTTGTGAGACAACAAGAACAGGGAGTCCAGGATGGAACATGAGGTTTCAGGAGGTCAGGCAAGTGTGAATGGTGTTGCTCATTTACAATTAATGTGATACACAATGTTATATATATGGTCAAATTTTCTAGTTTTAGTAAAATTTCTAGCTGCAGCATTCTGAGACATGTTAAAAGTTTTAATGCTGGCAGATCTGATCCAAAAATGTTACAATAATCTCAATGTTATAACAAGTCTCAGTGAAACAAATGCATCATTCAGGGTCTCTCCGTTAGCCAAGGAcagaaaaaggacagaaaaggacagaaaagaatGAATTACAGCTAAGCCGCATAGGCAAAGCAATCCGGTCtttgaaaatacacacagcCGTTGAAAGTTACCGTAACTTTGTAGGCAAATACAGCTGGATATAATCAGTATGTCAGTGTAAATTCTGCAAGAGCTGAgatacaaagagaaaagcagaggtCTGAGATCAGAGCCCTGAGGTGCTCCACATTTCAGCTCAGATCAGAAAAGTTTGATGGAGTGTTACTACAGAAAACCCACTGTGTTCTTTCAGAAGACTTAAACATGTGGCCAACAGAAAAGAGACGGCAAACTGATTCTCCAGTTGGGCTTGGAGTGTACATTGATCTATGGTGTCAAAAGCTGCACTGAGATCCAGCAATAATAGCAGAGGTGGTCAGAAGTAGAAGAAAATCATTTGCCACTTTGTTAAAGGCAGTTTCAGTCCTAAATAGAGAAAGTTGACAATAGTCTACAAACTATGCATTTCAATGTGTGTTGGTGTTGCTTTATAATAGTACAGTAAAGACAAAGTATTTTACTTTTCAGCACATACCTGTCCTTTTCATAATAAATTTCTTCAACATCCAGATGAGTTTGTCAGCACCGATCCAGATGATCTGCGACACACCATCCTGCTGAGGTGCATCATGTTGTGCATAACAGTTTCTTTGacactgaattttattttcaccaGAGCAGTCAGACGACAGACTCAAGATGATTAGATTTACATACGGCCAGCAGATGGCACCACAGTACAAATCAACTGTAAATGCATTCATGTTATTTCAAGGAGATGTGAGTGAATAAGACAAATGAGCAGTGGTTTGTGCTGATGGTTATTGTTATTTTggtttgtgtctctgcatgtttgTTGTTACACTGTAATGCTTCACACGGATTTGGTCTTGCTTACACTTTTTCAATAAATGGTTTAAACAAAAACCAAGCTGAGCTCAAGCTGGGCTTTTTAAAACCCTGTTAAAAAAAGTTAATGATGTTACATGAACAACTCATCATCATTCACTTGCACACACTCTAAGAGCATACATATGAATCTTGTGACTAGTTCCACACCATCTGAAGTGAGCATTCTGCTTTTTAAGCCCATCAGTTTTACAAAAATGCGTGCACTCTgagtatgttttttgttttttaaatacttgGTCGGTCAGGTTGGTTTGGCCAGTGCTGCTTGGCCACTTGGTAACTCATGTCCAGCACCCTAATGTTATCATATTCACATTCCCGAATCTGATTTATGCTTCAcaatttacatacacacatggaaCAGTTAGCAGTTGTGTGTTTCCAATCTGTTTTGATAGTGATAATCATTCCAAGACAGGGTGGAGTGAACTACATACGGTAACAGCCCCTGGCTACACGTAGCGTTTGTCCATTGGTTCTTTGACGAGGACCAGGACATTCTCCTGCTCTTTCTGCCATTGCCATGGTCAACACTGTGCATTCACTACGTTCAGAGGACAAAAAGAAGCCAGTAACACGAGTAACAGAAACTGATAACAAAGGAGTTGGATAACTTAAGACTTAAATTTTAAAAGCTATTTTAAAAGCTGTCTGCTCAGTCTGCCAGTACCGGTCCTACTATACACCTGTCTGCCCATACAATCAGAGGGTTTAAAGACCTCAAAAGAAGCAATGCAGCtagttttaaaatgacaatgcACAAATAGATTATTACTGAGTTGATTCAGGCAGCAAAACAGAGCTGTCCCAAACTTCAAAAgctcttatttttttcaagCTGCAAACAGAAGCCATGTTGCATTAAAAAACCATATGTTTATCTGAAATAGTCTGTCAGGTGTAAGAATTCACTCTCAAAGCACTCACTCCCAGGTCAGGTGCAGTTCATGGGAGTCCAGGAAGTCAGAAGAGAAGACGCCCACTGGCGCTGACATGTCCAAAGAGTTGACCCCCTCTGCTGGCACAGGAAAGCTAAGGTCCAGCCAGTCCATATTGTCCATGTTGGTGCTGTGCAGGTTCAAAGAAGAGGgtggtgtgttttcattaaagtCCACATCCATGGTGACCATAGGTGAGCGCAGCTCCTCCATCAGCTTCAGCGTTTGCGGCTCGGTGTGAGCACCCAGTGTGCCATCCAGTGTGCCATCCAGCAGGGTGTTGGAGGTCAGGGCTGCCAAGCTGGTCGAGGTGGCTAGCGGCGCAGAGGGCAGCTGGGCCACTTGGACCACGGGTGGAGGGCGGGATAAAACCGTGTTAATAGGAAGGGTGGTTACACTGGCTGTCACAGGGAGAGGCTTGTCCAGGCAAGGAGGATCGTGTCTGACAAAGGGGGAGATCTCTGAAAAACGAGTACAGAACCCAGTGTGAGAATCCAATCGTCATTAGTAactcatgtcttttttttgttaccaGAAAAAATTAGCAGTATTTCTCACCACCGCTCTCAATTAACACATCAAACAGGTCATCCATCTGCTGGCTAGCTGCAGTGGGACCCTGCAGAGAAATAACAAGATCAGTAAATGTTTGAGTGGCTATAGTAACAAATTAAAGGATATACCACACTAAGCATTGTATTTACTCATCACCTGAACTGCTGTTAGCATGCTGCGTGTCTGTTTGACTGCATCCTCGTAGCGGGGCGGGTCTTTACACTTTGACACCTGGTTTGCAAATTTGGGCTGCTCCATGAAGGtttgctggctgctgctgctgggggactAATTAACAGGAACAGACAAGAGTCCCTTACGCCACATGAACAACAGGACACATCTGATACAAACCATCTTTCAAATGCAGAATGCAGTTTGACACCGTGCAAATGAGTAAATAAACCAAAGTAGAGGAGATTAAAGGATTATTGTGTACCTTATTTGTGGGTTCTTTAGGACCAGCTTGGCAAGAGGAGGCTCCCACAGGACATCCACTTGCTGGGAATGTGTTGAGTAAGCTTTGTGATGTACTATCCATCCTCCAAGCctgcagagaaataaagacagGTCAGCATGGAAGCATGCATTAATGGATGCATTAATGCCACTGATGTTGTAAAATGCTCTCTGCTACATGCACAAAGTAGTGCATCATAATACCCACTTTCTTTGTGGCAGTAATGAACACTTCTCTTGCAGTGGCAAAGGCTGGGAACTGTAGGGGACCTAAATGAGGGCTGTTCTGCACTCCCTGCTTTTTAACAAATGCTACCTTAGTTTTACTTCACTGGGCTCTCCTCAGCTGAAACATCACCATCTTTCGCCCCACAAGTGACAGCACTGTTTGCAGTGCAAAGCAGCGCAGCTCGCAAGTGCTCTCTTCAGTTGGAATCGCATTGTGGTTTCTGTTGCTAAATCTGGCTGGTTGTTTGGCTCAGAGCAGAGGGACGACAGAGGGCAGTCAGGGGGCACTGCTGTCAGCCTTCACTCAGCACCTGCTCCAGTAACCCAAGTTTCCACAAGCCTTCTTTTGACATGAAAAGGGAAGGATTTCACCGCTCAGATGAGGCCTGTTATTACTCTGGCAACCAGAAAGATGCATTACCCCTGATAGAGTAtcaaagatgcaaaaaaaaaggggaaaaaaggaactTCTGATTAGACAGTGCCAtcaaaaacactgcaacagATGTACGATGTGCAACCTCATCTGAAAAAAATTACGAAATCCGCACATTTTCAAGCAACATAAAAATACCAGAAAATCACAGCTGATAGTGATGCTAATAAAGAGCATTAGTGTAAGCGTTAATGTGTTTTCTCACCTTTGTCAGTGGCTGAGGGCTGCACTGCTGTTGTATCGCTGCTGAGGCCTCTATTTTCTGTGGCACCTGTCCAGAGGTCTGGATGAGGCCTGAGTCTGAGCTGCTAACAGTAGTGTGTAATTTGATGCTGCTGGCAGGGAGCTGGATGACTGCTGAGGCAGGAAGGGATGCAGGCAGCAGGAGCTGAGCTCCAGCTTGGATGGGCTGCAAGTTTTCACTCTGGTGGCTGATGATGAACTGGTTTTGAGGAGTTAAGCGGCACAGATCTGCCACCTCCTCTTGTTTTACTAACACTGGCAGACCAGGAGAATTACAGGATGCTGAGCAGTTTGACGGGGACCTGTTCTCCTCTTTGACCTGGATGGGAGCAAGAGGGCTGAGGTGAGGTGGAGAATCACCTTGCTGACTCCTCTTCTCCACCTCCAGCTGCatcttcagctcctccaccagCCTCTGCTCCTTCTCCAGCTTCCTCATCAGCTCCTCAATTTGACGCTCCTTCTCGTGGAGCCGTTTGTCCTTCTCAGAGTCCTTCTCATAGGACTTTGTCTCTCTGGGACACTCCTCCTGTTGAGTTCGCTGCACGGACTTCACACAAGGAGCAGTGTGACTTGGAGACACAGCATCTGAAAGCTTGGTGGGGCTGTCTGCCATACTGCTGTCTTCTATGCCCAGACGGGACACCTTTGAGGCTATAGGGGACACAGGTGGGGTCAACTTTATGTTCTCAGACTGGGAAGTTGCAGTTACAGATGTCGTCTCAATGGCAACAGCAGTCTGGATGTTAGAGTTCTCCTGATATGACTTCAGCCTCTCTATCAGATCTGTCTTAGTCCCAGAAACTGGCAAAGATCTGAGTTTCAGTTCCATTTTCAGCTCAGCCACCTGTGAAATAACAGATTATTATAAACTTTTTCGCTCGTTCTCCTCTGCAGCATGCATAAGGTGCATATAGTCAGACTGTGCGCAGGCAGCGACGTGTCACCTTCATCTCATCCAGATTAGCCGGTAAATGATCCGGCTTGCGGTTTGTCTGAGTGTGCAGGGGCTGCACAGCGGTAGATGCAGCGTTTCCACTCAGAACAACACTGGAACAGCTGCTCTGTACCTCAATCGCTGGTCTGTTGGAATAAGACGGCAAGAAAAAGGGAATGCAGATTAGAGAAGGAATCtaaacaaatattcatttttcacGATGAACAGCTTCTGTGTAGGATGTCGTGGGCAGGAAAAgtaacaaacagcagctgtggttAAATAGTTACTACTCTCTGTGAAGCCAGGTGTAAACTTTTGATTGAGTTTGCCGAAAATCAATATTTAGAACTCTTTCAGTAGTAATGAACTCAACACAAAGTTGTTAGCCCGTGCACACAAATCTCAGGTTGGGTGAAATGAGTGTTTGTGCCACAAAATGAAGCCATACTTGACTGCAGCAGTCGGGACCGCCTGGTAGCTGTACTGCTGCTGGCTTAAGATCTGGAGTTGCaggaactgctgctgctgctgcaggagacgGGCGTAAGCTGAGTCCATCGGCACATCGTTGAGCTCCTGCTTCTGGTCCGGGGGGATGTACTGGTGGTACTTTAACTTTTTCACCCGTGGTTTGGGCTCTTTGCTCCTTTTGCTGCGATTTTTGTCGTTATGCAGCTTGGGCAGGCTTTGCTGTagaacacaacacagaaaagaggcATGTAAAACCTAAGAGGACCATCTGGAGGATATTTGATCCTTGTGACTGATCTCAGTCCAGTGTATCGGGGAATACAGCATACAGTTGCCAGTACCAACAGCGAAAGCCTTGGAACTGATACTGGATTTTTATAGCCTGAGGCGTTAAGGTGGAACATTGTTCTGACACCCGATGAGAACTGCAGGATGAGGAAACGGGCAGTGGAAATTTGACCCTTATTGTTTTACCACCTGCAGTTACAGGATACACATGGAAACTGCTTGGCCTAAGAGCTGCAGACTCTAGCTATGAAACAAGAAACCCAAGCTGAGTTAAGCAAGCACACGCCCTCCAATTTGTCAAGCTCATTTCTCCATCATATTCAAAGGGAGGGAGAGTTTGTCTTATGCTCAGAGGATAACTGTATTATGATAAACGCACAACTTATTGCTTCACTCCAGTCTTTTGATTTTTGGCTCACATTTCAGACGGCCTAAATGAGGAAGGCCGACCTGTCATTTGACCCTAATTGAAGACAAACTGTAGCTGGCACAGATTTGAGCCCAAGGATTTGTGAAATGACT of the Scatophagus argus isolate fScaArg1 chromosome 16, fScaArg1.pri, whole genome shotgun sequence genome contains:
- the mrtfbb gene encoding myocardin-related transcription factor B isoform X3 encodes the protein MACLKQREIIYVKMQDAFCLSLEFQCVVRENLMLVCWFTFFTALKSPAAFHEQIRSLERARTGNFLKHKLCSRPERSELVRMHILQETQAEPSLQATQMKLKRARLADDLNEKIAQRPGPMELVEKNILPVDSTAEEVIHGPTDEKTNYSEPPDIYSFDEDSSDTSSSQQPASRPSPGSTSASPRECGGTEATSTSSNLNSPTQHSPPSNSQSTSDSVNPASTSEQLSNQQPSTPQTASTVVPSITPVPVLVKQSLPKLHNDKNRSKRSKEPKPRVKKLKYHQYIPPDQKQELNDVPMDSAYARLLQQQQQFLQLQILSQQQYSYQAVPTAAVKPAIEVQSSCSSVVLSGNAASTAVQPLHTQTNRKPDHLPANLDEMKVAELKMELKLRSLPVSGTKTDLIERLKSYQENSNIQTAVAIETTSVTATSQSENIKLTPPVSPIASKVSRLGIEDSSMADSPTKLSDAVSPSHTAPCVKSVQRTQQEECPRETKSYEKDSEKDKRLHEKERQIEELMRKLEKEQRLVEELKMQLEVEKRSQQGDSPPHLSPLAPIQVKEENRSPSNCSASCNSPGLPVLVKQEEVADLCRLTPQNQFIISHQSENLQPIQAGAQLLLPASLPASAVIQLPASSIKLHTTVSSSDSGLIQTSGQVPQKIEASAAIQQQCSPQPLTKAWRMDSTSQSLLNTFPASGCPVGASSCQAGPKEPTNKSPSSSSQQTFMEQPKFANQVSKCKDPPRYEDAVKQTRSMLTAVQGPTAASQQMDDLFDVLIESGEISPFVRHDPPCLDKPLPVTASVTTLPINTVLSRPPPVVQVAQLPSAPLATSTSLAALTSNTLLDGTLDGTLGAHTEPQTLKLMEELRSPMVTMDVDFNENTPPSSLNLHSTNMDNMDWLDLSFPVPAEGVNSLDMSAPVGVFSSDFLDSHELHLTWE
- the mrtfbb gene encoding myocardin-related transcription factor B isoform X2; the encoded protein is MGLQTWPPSTPPLSSMACLDVETPSICRVLQLCLQQRRTREQLVEQGIMPPLKSPAAFHEQIRSLERARTGNFLKHKLCSRPERSELVRMHILQETQAEPSLQATQMKLKRARLADDLNEKIAQRPGPMELVEKNILPVDSTAEEVIHGPTDEKTNYSEPPDIYSFDEDSSDTSSSQQPASRPSPGSTSASPRECGGTEATSTSSNLNSPTQHSPPSNSQSTSDSVNPASTSEQLSNQQPSTPQTASTVVPSITPVPVLVKQSLPKLHNDKNRSKRSKEPKPRVKKLKYHQYIPPDQKQELNDVPMDSAYARLLQQQQQFLQLQILSQQQYSYQAVPTAAVKPAIEVQSSCSSVVLSGNAASTAVQPLHTQTNRKPDHLPANLDEMKVAELKMELKLRSLPVSGTKTDLIERLKSYQENSNIQTAVAIETTSVTATSQSENIKLTPPVSPIASKVSRLGIEDSSMADSPTKLSDAVSPSHTAPCVKSVQRTQQEECPRETKSYEKDSEKDKRLHEKERQIEELMRKLEKEQRLVEELKMQLEVEKRSQQGDSPPHLSPLAPIQVKEENRSPSNCSASCNSPGLPVLVKQEEVADLCRLTPQNQFIISHQSENLQPIQAGAQLLLPASLPASAVIQLPASSIKLHTTVSSSDSGLIQTSGQVPQKIEASAAIQQQCSPQPLTKAWRMDSTSQSLLNTFPASGCPVGASSCQAGPKEPTNKSPSSSSQQTFMEQPKFANQVSKCKDPPRYEDAVKQTRSMLTAVQGPTAASQQMDDLFDVLIESGEISPFVRHDPPCLDKPLPVTASVTTLPINTVLSRPPPVVQVAQLPSAPLATSTSLAALTSNTLLDGTLDGTLGAHTEPQTLKLMEELRSPMVTMDVDFNENTPPSSLNLHSTNMDNMDWLDLSFPVPAEGVNSLDMSAPVGVFSSDFLDSHELHLTWE
- the LOC124073658 gene encoding uncharacterized protein LOC124073658 isoform X2, coding for MNSSESELKKISTELKHLSLKRQQLVEKKNLLGILQELRNRAEFGHAEDKSSNQHEIDSIDDKLKQLTERKAELQKSHDNILNAKDKKSKIVSFTPSQTTVPATSPPPPPPVSGIIYVEAPPTIPAPTVILDLEKLPECPCRTQCPECRQFIMTETYTSVSSVTWLVCFMTALIGCVAGCCLIPFCLDRFKSTTHRCPKCRTSIQTIKKL
- the LOC124073658 gene encoding protein diaphanous homolog 1-like isoform X1 — its product is MNSSESELKKISTELKHLSLKRQQLVEKKNLLGILQELRNRAEFGHAEDKSSNQHEIDSIDDKLKQLTERKAELQKSHDNILNAKDKKSKIGELKFTEANIHSIIRWVCNHLSSSSLKVSFTPSQTTVPATSPPPPPPVSGIIYVEAPPTIPAPTVILDLEKLPECPCRTQCPECRQFIMTETYTSVSSVTWLVCFMTALIGCVAGCCLIPFCLDRFKSTTHRCPKCRTSIQTIKKL
- the mrtfbb gene encoding myocardin-related transcription factor B isoform X1, which produces MGLQTWPPSTPPLSSMACLDVETPSICRGKFKSVLQLCLQQRRTREQLVEQGIMPPLKSPAAFHEQIRSLERARTGNFLKHKLCSRPERSELVRMHILQETQAEPSLQATQMKLKRARLADDLNEKIAQRPGPMELVEKNILPVDSTAEEVIHGPTDEKTNYSEPPDIYSFDEDSSDTSSSQQPASRPSPGSTSASPRECGGTEATSTSSNLNSPTQHSPPSNSQSTSDSVNPASTSEQLSNQQPSTPQTASTVVPSITPVPVLVKQSLPKLHNDKNRSKRSKEPKPRVKKLKYHQYIPPDQKQELNDVPMDSAYARLLQQQQQFLQLQILSQQQYSYQAVPTAAVKPAIEVQSSCSSVVLSGNAASTAVQPLHTQTNRKPDHLPANLDEMKVAELKMELKLRSLPVSGTKTDLIERLKSYQENSNIQTAVAIETTSVTATSQSENIKLTPPVSPIASKVSRLGIEDSSMADSPTKLSDAVSPSHTAPCVKSVQRTQQEECPRETKSYEKDSEKDKRLHEKERQIEELMRKLEKEQRLVEELKMQLEVEKRSQQGDSPPHLSPLAPIQVKEENRSPSNCSASCNSPGLPVLVKQEEVADLCRLTPQNQFIISHQSENLQPIQAGAQLLLPASLPASAVIQLPASSIKLHTTVSSSDSGLIQTSGQVPQKIEASAAIQQQCSPQPLTKAWRMDSTSQSLLNTFPASGCPVGASSCQAGPKEPTNKSPSSSSQQTFMEQPKFANQVSKCKDPPRYEDAVKQTRSMLTAVQGPTAASQQMDDLFDVLIESGEISPFVRHDPPCLDKPLPVTASVTTLPINTVLSRPPPVVQVAQLPSAPLATSTSLAALTSNTLLDGTLDGTLGAHTEPQTLKLMEELRSPMVTMDVDFNENTPPSSLNLHSTNMDNMDWLDLSFPVPAEGVNSLDMSAPVGVFSSDFLDSHELHLTWE